The DNA sequence CCCAACCTTGTTCTAAAACTGCCTCTGGCCCCTGACTGTGAGAGACTTTGGATCTATTATCTAAGTGCTTGATTCGTTTGGGGCCAAAGCTCAGAAAAGTAAGGAAAATTAGTACAGTGCCGAGCAGAGCACCAGGCAGCTCAAGCTGCTCAATGAACGGTATTTATTATTGTTAGCGTTCCCAACTCTGCGTCTACAGTGAATGCTTCAGGCAAAGGGACATTCGGTTCTATAAATTACACGTTCTCTGGAAAACAGCCATTTGCAAGCTCTAGGCAGCCAAAGAAAAAGGAGCAAATTATAAGCAGTATTTATCTTGGATATGGTCTAGATCTCCAGAAGGGAGTGGTAACAGATAACCATTGCTAGTTGGAAAGCAATGACCACACTTGAGGTTAGGGGGCGCCATGACACTCCTCAGGACCACAGGGAGTTGCTTTTCCCAGAGGGACTCCAAACCCCATTTTGCTACAACAGAGGCAAAGcagacaatctctctctctctctctctcacacacacacacatacacacacacacacatacacacacacacacacacacacattatacatgtgcacatatatatatgaatgacagGGACAGGAGTACTAAGAGTTCTCCCACAGTTTAGGTCCATTAAATACTCTCGTTTATTCCCAATACCTTTGCAATTCTGCCCACATTATTCAATGACCTTTACAAGttcagtttaaagaaaaaaaaatgtaataaggatGTATGCATCTATGAGTACAATGCAAAGGAAtgttaagtatatttaaaaaaaaaagtctaaactAAATGTACAAACTGGCAGTTGCTAACATAGCCTGGTGGGAGTTCACGCTAGCCTCTCTACATGTGTGTTATGTTTGAAATTCCCTCAATCAAAAGTTATAAATAAGTTGAAAATCAGTACAAGTTCTCTTCATGACGAAAACAATTTTTCCCCTGGAACCATGAGCAGGAAATTAGGTCTATCTATATCAGTACTGTGGGAAGCAGTACAAAATGAAGGACACTGAGGGAGGAAAGGCAcgtaagaaagaaaacaggccaAGTGAAAGGAAGCGAGGGCAGCCCCTATAGACAGGATGTGCCTTGACAATGCATCACCAGCAAACCCCAAGTAAGGGACCAGAGGCCACAGGTGTCCTAACAGAAGTAAATCAaagttttacattaaaaaaaaaaaaatctaatcatgATAGTTTGttgaaacttttttgttttgttttattttgtgttttgttgttgttttggttctaATTAGCCAGGGAATAGTCCAATGTAGGGATGGACTTTGTAAAGGGTGTGTGAAGGGGAGCTTGTGCCAGGAACGGTCAAGACAGCCAGAATCTGGATAAGGAAAGATCCCTCTTCCGTGGGCAAGGCAGATTTCCTCTTTTCAGTGCACAGTCACCTTCTTACACAGTTAACTGAAATGTTACTCGGTCCACCCCAGGATTTGCAGAGCCTGCCTTCCTCACCCTGGAGGACGAAGCCATTTTCTCATTCCCTTTGAATTAAACTCTAGCTCGGGGTCCTCTTGTCATCCACTAAGTCAAAGCTAAATAAGAAACTGTGTTAGTGACCCGACGTCATCATTAATTCTAATCTCCCTCAAAGGGGGAAACATTCCTACACCACTGAGGAGAAATTCCTTAACGGCTAAGTTTGGAAGAAATTTTACAAAACTGATAAAACGTGTCATTTGGCCTTTCAGATTAAAGCTGCAAGTGCCTCCCAGTACGGAGGCTAAGCCCAGGGTTATCAGCAAGGTTATTTAGTGCAGAAACACACCCCTCATAAAAACAGATGATTGCGTCTACCACCACACTGACAGAAGAAAACAACATACCCTGTCATCATTCTCTAACAGAATTCAGGTAACGACTCCCAAATCAAACTGACATTCAGAAATCAACAGTTCCTCTAAGAGTTACTTTGGACACACGTCAGATGGTCCCTTCACATCCTCCTAGCCTGACAGCAGCCGCCTGCGTACAGCTCCAACTCTCCTCACACATCTCCACCCTTTACTTCCAGACATTTCCAGTTGGCCACTAGTTTTTATAAAAGTGCTCTTTCCAGCTTTGGGAACAAAGAAGACTACAGTAGTTTATCCCAAGACCAAACCTACACTGAGAAACTTCTGTTACTAAAGAGCAGCACATGGGTCAATGCTCATGGTTCCAGCATGCTCTCCCTTGCTGGACTTCAGAAGAAGTTTTCATGATTGTGAGAGTCCCTTGTCCCGCAGCAACATAGGGGCAAATCGCTCTGAAATGTTCCTGGAGAGAAGGTTTGACTATCCTTACTGGAAGAAATGGCCAGGAGTAAGACTAACCCAAAGTAATGTTACATGCACATCTCAGCTCCTCCGTCTCCCATTGGAATACCTGCCTGCCAATCGACCTgtaaacgtttttttttttttttcaagataaacCATCACCACCCACTGCCCCCATTACCGGCTATGTGAACAAAAACAAGGTTTCTACCCAGAGGTACTTCACCACTCTCTTCATGGACCTTATCGGGTTATTTGAGTGGACTTTGCCATGAGTTTATAGGAAAAGAAAGTCGACGGCATGGGGCTCAGCACTTGGGCTGAGGGGTCTAAGAGAATTCTGGGCCCCAGGCTCAAAGGCAGCACGGAGAAGTGGAATCTTACTTAACCTTTTCCTATCAAACTCTTCCCTCCCACTCTACCTAACTCTACCAGCCAACAAACACAAGGCAAAAATCAGACTTGCCTCTAGTAGAGTTAAGAGTGCCTCTGGCTACAGTGAAGGGCAGTACCGGGTGGCTTTAAAGCAGGCACTTCGGATCATGGACATGCGGGTCGTAGTGTTTCGAATATCTTTTCCCTCCACCAGCCAGTTGTCCTTGCGGTCATCACCAAGACCAGAGCAATTCTTTCAGAGTCAGCAGAAGCTCATCATCTCGAGACACCTGAGCCCCTTAACGTGGACTTTTGCTTAAGGGGTAAGGCCAGGAGGTGGAGGGGACGCAAGTAAGGCAGATAAGGCAAGCTGACTTCTTGGTCAAAACCCAAAGTTAGCTGCAGCCCAGCGAAGGCGACACAACACTCCGAACGAAGGCTTCCCGTCCCCTGCAGCGCAGCTGCGGCTGGGCACCCGCACGCATCCTACCTTGGACCGCTCCTTGACATAGTATTTGCCCAGCCGGCTCCCGCAGTACAGGACCAGCCTGTCGAtgagggacagaaggaagttgATGGCCTCGCAGCCCTCCTCGTTGCCCCCGATCCACGTGATCTGGTCGCCTCGCAGGTGCCGCTTGGAGACGCCGGCGCGCGGCCCCGCCAGCTGGCCGTCACGCAGGGCCCCGTTGTAGTGCAGCTGCTTGACTCGCTCCAGCACGCAGTCGCCCACCACTTCGCCTAGGAAGTTGTCCAGGTAGCAGAAGCCGACCTCGTGCAGACAGGGCACGATGTACTCCAGGGCGATCTTCTCCAGATCCAGCCTCATGATGTGTCCCAGAGGCATCTCGCCCACAGAGCCGAGGCAGGGGACCCCCAGGGTGCTCGCACCCAGGGCTTGCCCAGCGCGAGCGCACAGCGGAGATGCAGAGAGCCGGGCCCGGGGCTCTCCCACCTGCGGCGGCCACGGTCCCCGAGCTACTTTAGCTCCAGAGGCGGGGAAAGTTGCTCGAAACTCTGAAGAGAAGGGAGCCCCGCTCTGAGACCAGCGGGAGCAGTGTAGGGCTCCGCCACCCAGCAACGGACTGGCCCAGTGAGAAGTCGGAGGGCCCCTTTTGGAGATGTAGAGCCACCGCCGAGGCGGCCGCAGCCGGGCGAGGAACGAGAGGAAGCCCCGCCTTGACCCCAACGTCATGGTCCCGCCCCCGGGTCTGCCCTCCTCCGGGCTCTTCCTCTTGGACTGGTGCTGAGGAGCATCTAGGCGAGCTCTTCGCTAGCTAGATAAACTGTGTGTGAGCCAAGAAAGggctggagttttgttttgttttgctttgttttgttttgttttgcttaatgcTCTAGATTTGCATATTGATTTGCGTTAAATCCCCTAACAAACTTAAAACCCTGGATCTCAGGTCTGAAATGCACATGAACAGTTCATTTCTGGGCCAGTAATCTCTCCGGTGACTATATTTCTTAAACATTGAGGTTTAAGCTCTAcctggtttctttccttcctctcctttcctttctgtttgattCGGGTCAGGCAGCTCCAACCCCTGAGAGAGTGAGGTGAATTCAGTTTTAACCAAAACTGACTGGTTCATTAACAAACATTTCTCTTAGCTTCTCCCACTCCATGTGCCTGGCTGGTGTGTATCCCTGAGGAGTGAGTGGAGGACTGAGAGATAGGGAGGCACTGCGGGAAGGGAGGGCATTGCCAAATCCTgcaaatttttgttattttgcccTGCTGGAGATGTTCATGCACCATTTATACTCAAGCTTTTTACTAAAAGGTTCTGAAATTCTCCCTCAAAATCACTCCTGTGCTCCCCCAAAGATACACTGTGTTCCAGGTCTCTCTGGCTTCTACTACAAACAACTTGCGATAGAACCCTAAACCTTACCTAAAAGGCTTAATTATCTACCTGTAAGCTGGTGTCTATACAGATttctgatgccctttccttccaaatgagagagggagagaaaaaaagagggagagagagagagagagagagagagagagagagagagagagagagagagaagagagtcagtTCACATCTTTGCACATTTGGATTTTCATGGATTTTCATTTAAGTCGAATGAAAAACTGCATGGGTCTTTTGAGCATCATTAATTCTGGACATAAAGTTCCTACAGACTTTTCGCTTTTATTCTCATCCCAATAGCCCCTCTGCTCACCCCATCTGAGGGGAGAAGTGGGGTGCATTTCATGTgaaggagaggcagaagaggaagaagcctgTATTGTGGCTGGTGGCAAACAGGGCCTTGAGGAGTGGCAGTCAACCATGGAGGGTGTAAGCAGCTTTGAAGAAACCTAGCTAGCTCTATGGAGAACAGGGGCCCTGTTAATGTCTGTGCTCAGCTGGCCTCTTCCGTATGTCCATCCAGGAGGAGGTGTCATTCCTTAGGGTAAAGGCTCAAATTGCCCTAACTTCAAGAAGCTGTCATCCAAAAGCCCACAGCAGCACTAGGGTGATAGGAGCCCATGTCCTTGGAACACTGATGCCAGCATGTGATGGACAGTTGGAAATCAGTTCCCCGAGACACTGGCATCTGAACCCGTGCCCTGCAACCACCGTCTGGGATTTTAGACAGGAAGCCAGCAGGACAGGACCTTTTGCAAGCAGTACTGAGGAGCCTCCCAGGGTATCTAGAACAAGACCTCAATGGCCACtggagggggacagagagagctTCTGCAGGACAGCTGTCCTATCCCATCCCAATCGTGACAAACAAAGCAAAGGCTGGAGATCTATCTGCAGGGACACCTTGAAGTAGGCAGCTGTGGAAGGTAGGGCCTTGGGGCTTTTGATTGGAGATTGCAATAGACTTCAGAAGTATCCCAAGACTAAAGTTATtaacttaatatttaaataatattaccACAGTTGCAGAGCACAGTGGCTTCTAGTGTAGTCACAACTAGAACAACAGTTCAAGCAAGTTCAAGCCTGATGCAGTTCTAGATGATTTTAGTTCTAAAACTTGTGCTGTTTAGGAAGGGAGTCAGTCCTGTAGCACCATCCCTACTTAGCAAGGGCATTTACTAAGCAATCCCA is a window from the Mastomys coucha isolate ucsf_1 unplaced genomic scaffold, UCSF_Mcou_1 pScaffold6, whole genome shotgun sequence genome containing:
- the Egln3 gene encoding egl nine homolog 3, yielding MTLGSRRGFLSFLARLRPPRRWLYISKRGPPTSHWASPLLGGGALHCSRWSQSGAPFSSEFRATFPASGAKVARGPWPPQVGEPRARLSASPLCARAGQALGASTLGVPCLGSVGEMPLGHIMRLDLEKIALEYIVPCLHEVGFCYLDNFLGEVVGDCVLERVKQLHYNGALRDGQLAGPRAGVSKRHLRGDQITWIGGNEEGCEAINFLLSLIDRLVLYCGSRLGKYYVKERSKAMVACYPGNGTGYVRHVDNPNGDGRCITCIYYLNKNWDAKLHGGVLRIFPEGKSFVADVEPIFDRLLFFWSDRRNPHEVQPSYATRYAMTVWYFDAEERAEAKKKFRNLTRKTESALAKD